In Tribolium castaneum strain GA2 chromosome 8, icTriCast1.1, whole genome shotgun sequence, the genomic window GACGGCTCGCAGGGGTGAACGTGGCCGAAAAGTGAAAGGCCATTTGACAGGAGTGTGTCGATCGCCGTTTTGTCCGGTGTCACGATACGCATGAGAGGAGTTGGTTTGTTGGTTTTGGCGGAAATGATGCGCCAAACTTTTTGAATGTGGAAATTATTCAGGGCTGAAATGACGTCTTGGGGTTCGATGTCAGAGCTGACGTCTCTGACAACGATGGAAAAAGTGATGGGTTTGGGTTCGATTTGGGGTAGGAGGCGTGTGGGGTTTAAGAGTTTGAACTGGATTTTCGAGCCAGGGAAGCCAGCTTGAAGCGTTGAAATTTGGTTAGGGGTAAGTTGCCTGGAAAGAACAAGAAGAGcggatttgttgtaattgacTTTTAGAGAGTCAATTTGGTGGAGGCCGAGTGAAATGAGGTGagagtaaaagcttttttgagtGGCGAGTGGGGCAGGGATGTTTTGGATTGAGTAGCGAAATGagagtttttttgaagtggtaGTTGAAGACGATTTTTCCGAAGTGGTAGACGAAAAGGATGCTGATGTTTCGGAGTTTGATGGTGAGGGTGTGCGTGAACGTTGTTGGGtgtgttttgtggattttaatgtagtggcgtgagtttgtgggggtggcaaaatttttttgtccataaGGGACGGAATGGGTTTGTTTTGGGGAAGCGTTTTTGGAGAGTTTGCAGAAGACGGAAGTGAAGTGGGTAGGTTGAGGGGTTTTTTTGGTGAGTGTTTCACCGGGCCCTTGGAGCGGAGCCGACGCTCGTTCTCCATTGTGGaaacttttgcaatttatcactttggatttCACTGTCACTTCACTTAGCAAACAATCGAGTGGCTGAGCGATCAGAGTCAGCGCAGAGACTCGATGTGTTCACCTCGAGAACGCGAAAGGAACTGGTGCactacttgttaaaaatgttttatatacgaatttactccgaatcaagaccccaccttttagtataatcatccagtcagaaatacgacttctctataagtaaccgtataaatacgaagccagaaacgcaactttagtcattcgcagtcgcagtagtagcatacaagttatacgcgcagcatattcttatagtttattttgacttttccataaactacgaaaaccaccatcatatcaacatgtctggacgtggaaaaggaggaaaggtaaaaggaaaagccaagtctcgttcgagcagggccggtcttcagtttcctgttggaagaatacatcgtttacttcgtaaaggtaattacgccgaacgagtcggtgccggtgctccagtttatttggcggctgtgatggaatatcttgccgctgaagttcttgaattggctggaaatgctgctcgtgacaacaaaaaaactcgtattattccacgtcatcttcaattggccatcagaaatgacgaagaattaaacaagctcctttccggtgtgacaatcgctcaaggtggtgttttacccaacatccaggcggtccttttgccgaaaaaaaccgaaaagaaaccataaacagctaactgttgtctctctagttgctgtgagaagcagcaagctacaaaaaaataataatatcggcccttctcagggccatcatttttttaacaaataaaaaaaagaatcacaaactttttttaaagagtaaataaacatacctacttaaagttacataaaacttggcaaaaatttattgcacgatttaaaaaaaaaagagcactcaagatgttttattttcttaatagtttaaaagcaggtaaatttttattgcctctcctagacggcgagctacacgccgcgccggtggggggctagctaatccatgtatatcggttaggctttgatgttttctttctttagtggtaattattatttatctctgaaaagtcaaaattcatccctttaaggaaaagcatacgattgattaaacaacaaagtcataaaaaccacacaactttatttgttacatttcctagaaatataaaaacagtttggaaatcaaacatttattatactggtggtttaactgagagccttgtgatacgtacttttttcatttgtttagaaatatttttgtggttctgaaaagaaccgttttttttcgtcgaaaattaaaatgcgatgaatagtagagagtagattgatgtaactaacgatgaggaagaaacataaaaaccaaacaatgctggtataccggtattgtcgtcgcctcgtagtctcatagataaaacataggttataaaaaaaacttaaccgccaaaaccgtaaagtgtacgcccttgacgcttcaaagcgtaaacgacatccatggcggtgacggttttacgttttgcgtgttcggtgtaggtgacggcatcacgaatgacgttttcgaggaataccttcaggacacctctggtttcttcgtaaatgagaccggagatacgtttcactcctccacgacgtgccaatcttctgatcgcgggcttcgtgatgccctggatgttatcacgtaaaactttacgatgacgttttgctccaccttttcccaatccctttccacctttgccacgaccggtcattttgaatgattattgattcaaattaagctttgtttcacaaaagaaaacgacacagatttgactgcttcgtcgaaaacaactacctgctcgccagattagtcaactcattttatagtttagtttcgctccgcctcttaagttacttttttgaccaatcagataacgcatagtgtcaccctagttaataaaatacggcgaaaaattttgttgcagggtcatatgaaccgtcgccgttgttagtgacgtacgtaggtgtttatgtgtgtgtatgtgtagttgagggataaagaagtagtcaaaaaaatggcccgtaccaaacaaactgctcgtaaatcgaccggtggaaaagctccacgaaaacagcttgccactaaggcagcaagaaaaagcgcacccgccactggaggagtgaaaaaacctcatcgctacaggcccggtacagtggcactgcgtgaaattcgtcgttatcagaaaagcaccgaactgttgattcgtaaattgcccttccaacgcttggtcagggaaatagcccaggatttcaagaccgatcttcgtttccaaagttctgccgttatggcactccaagaagcgagtgaagcgtatcttgtcggactttttgaagatacaaatttatgtgccatccatgcaaaacgcgtcaccatcatgcctaaagacatccaactggcaagacgtattcgaggagaacgagcttaaaatgaaaaaataaacaaaaaaaaaaacggttcttttcagaaccacaaaattgtttacaaatgaaaatgtttcgcaatattgacagtaattaaagtaatagtacgcggatcataatgaattttaaactctgtcaaacaataaaaacaatgatgcttttatttatgattgttcgctctggttaagggtaggtaaacaaatcgttttaattgatcggtacttcaagaacggcggcggcatcaaaagaatttaatttatttaagtaggtaccataaaaatgagtaaagttaaatatcgaataaagtcataaaagtggttaggtaggtgaggagggataatgcgtttttagcgccgacaccctacagacattatcgtttgtttgtttgtataaattaataattatatttcgatttaggtatatgcagataggtgtgaaaacttttttttatttgtatagaaattaatttgtggccctgaaaagggccatttatgtatgccctcgacggccttaaacagtcgataatccaggacgtcaccaccatcatcatcatcatcattatcatcatcatcggttcgtagtcgacgacgacgaagacgacgacaaatgagattattgccatagctcacttctttcttttaggagaagcaggagatttcttcgctttagcagatatagccttggcgctttttggtttcggtgccttaggtttcttcgttggaccggccttatttgatttctttgctttcgaaggtgatttcggctttgatgaagctgttgccgcaacagctctacctgtagaggaagcagcggttgttttcttctcagcgccgacagaagcggccttttttgctttcgcgacggctacgctcttcttttcggctgcgacttttttcgcttttggcgaagatggtttcttaccggtttttggtgccgaaacggcggaacgttttccagtgttttttttaacttttgaaactgctgaggattttttctttctttcgccagtagcagcggctgccgcggcggcagcagctctagcagcagaagcagcagcagcagctctggcctttgcaccaccaccggaggcggacgaggaagcaagtttaaacgatccagaagctcccttacctttcgtctgaaccaaagaaccagaagcgacggcgccttttagatacttcttgataaatggtgcaactttctcggcatctaccttgtaattggcggcgacgaatttttttatagcttgaagagaagaaccaccacgttcctttaaacccttaatagcgttattgaccatctcggaagtgggaggatgagaaggtttggctctaggattttttgctttcttctcctttttagcatgatgatgaacttgaggtgaagtcgtcgaagcagcagcattagccgatgcggattgattttctacgtctgccatttttttctcgtattctcgtattattattatgacagcagaatagatatatacttgataggtagtatatagtaggtaaatataaacctaaacgaaccaaccaacacaattcgaatacacgagcgctcaaactaaagatattttcgcgccatttttgccatttgaaaatatttattgattacgttttttacatatttacaTGGGTATCCCGGGCTAGTCCCGAGAGAATCCTAAATATTTCTTATTATAGTATTTTGTACTGG contains:
- the LOC135266941 gene encoding histone H4, giving the protein MTGRGKGGKGLGKGGAKRHRKVLRDNIQGITKPAIRRLARRGGVKRISGLIYEETRGVLKVFLENVIRDAVTYTEHAKRKTVTAMDVVYALKRQGRTLYGFGG